In Pseudoalteromonas carrageenovora IAM 12662, the following proteins share a genomic window:
- the purU gene encoding formyltetrahydrofolate deformylase: MSYILTTQCADDVGLIAKITGLCHEHNLNITRNNEFVDKDAKRFFMRTELTGEPQSDFLDKLQALLPEGAQLALHNGAKTKVVLLATKEAHCLGTVLLKQFEQALNIEVLAVIANYPDLEPLAKGFDVPFHVVSHVGLTRAEHDIKVGDLIASYNPDIIGLAKYMRILSPEFVGRFENKIINIHHSFLPAFIGAKPYHQAFERGVKIIGATAHFVNNELDEGPIILQDVTSVTHANTAEMMAKMGKDVEKTVFSKALQLASEHKLFINGNKTVVFS, encoded by the coding sequence ATGAGTTACATACTAACCACCCAATGTGCCGATGATGTAGGCTTAATAGCTAAAATTACAGGCCTGTGTCATGAACACAATTTAAATATTACACGTAATAACGAATTTGTAGATAAAGACGCTAAACGCTTTTTTATGCGTACAGAGCTAACTGGTGAGCCACAAAGCGATTTTTTAGATAAGCTACAAGCCTTATTACCAGAAGGCGCACAGCTTGCACTACACAATGGCGCTAAAACAAAAGTCGTTTTATTAGCCACTAAAGAGGCACACTGTTTAGGCACTGTGTTGCTTAAGCAATTTGAGCAAGCATTAAATATTGAAGTATTAGCTGTAATAGCTAACTACCCTGATTTAGAACCATTAGCTAAAGGCTTTGATGTACCTTTTCATGTTGTATCGCATGTTGGTTTAACCCGCGCAGAGCACGATATAAAAGTAGGTGATTTAATTGCCTCTTACAACCCAGATATTATTGGCCTAGCTAAATACATGCGTATTTTAAGCCCTGAGTTTGTTGGCCGTTTTGAAAATAAAATCATTAATATCCACCATTCATTTTTGCCTGCATTTATTGGCGCAAAACCTTATCATCAAGCATTTGAGCGCGGCGTAAAAATTATTGGCGCTACGGCTCATTTTGTAAATAATGAGCTAGATGAAGGGCCTATTATTTTGCAAGACGTAACTAGCGTAACACACGCTAACACTGCCGAAATGATGGCTAAAATGGGTAAAGACGTAGAGAAAACTGTATTTAGTAAAGCCCTGCAGCTTGCCTCTGAGCATAAGCTATTTATTAATGGTAATAAAACCGTGGTGTTTAGCTAG
- a CDS encoding DNA topoisomerase IB, translated as MKLIYVDDNLPGITRKLKHKSWLYFDPIGKQIKEQNVIDRLNGLAFPPAYKNAWFCPEENGHILATGFDSKGRKQYRYHPEFRAQQEAKKYQACGVFGNKLPLLRARLETDLQGDELNIERTLAAVVRLMDLGALRVGNERNVKQNKSFGATTLRTRHAKLTGKNIQLKYRAKSGKEREVNITDRVLSHVIKDLQDLPGQHLFQYIYEGERTNVTSSEINQYIQQIMGEDFSAKHFRTWRASVIAFKQLAKAKGALTLKSMLDSVCEQLGNTPAIARKSYVHPDLITLCKEDEDTQTAWRESLALPRKTKYLSRYERGFLAFLND; from the coding sequence ATGAAGCTAATTTATGTAGATGATAATTTGCCAGGGATCACGCGTAAACTTAAACACAAAAGTTGGCTTTACTTCGATCCAATAGGTAAGCAAATAAAAGAGCAAAATGTGATTGATCGTTTAAATGGATTGGCATTTCCGCCTGCCTATAAAAACGCTTGGTTTTGCCCAGAAGAAAACGGACATATTTTAGCGACAGGGTTTGATAGTAAAGGGCGAAAACAATACCGCTATCATCCTGAATTTAGAGCGCAACAAGAGGCTAAAAAATACCAAGCATGTGGAGTGTTTGGTAATAAACTTCCTTTGTTAAGAGCACGTTTAGAAACAGACTTACAAGGCGATGAGCTTAATATTGAACGTACTTTAGCGGCAGTTGTAAGGCTTATGGATTTAGGTGCGCTGAGGGTAGGTAATGAGCGTAACGTAAAGCAAAATAAAAGCTTTGGCGCTACAACATTACGCACACGCCATGCAAAACTCACGGGTAAAAATATCCAGCTAAAGTATCGGGCTAAATCAGGCAAGGAGCGTGAAGTAAATATAACCGATAGAGTGCTTAGCCATGTAATAAAGGACCTACAAGATTTACCCGGCCAGCATTTGTTTCAGTATATATATGAGGGTGAGCGCACTAATGTTACATCAAGTGAAATAAATCAATATATTCAGCAAATAATGGGTGAAGATTTTAGTGCAAAACATTTTAGAACTTGGCGAGCAAGCGTGATTGCATTTAAACAATTAGCTAAAGCCAAAGGAGCGCTTACTTTAAAAAGTATGCTTGATAGTGTCTGCGAGCAACTGGGTAATACTCCCGCTATAGCACGTAAATCATATGTGCATCCTGATTTAATTACGCTGTGCAAAGAAGATGAAGATACTCAAACTGCGTGGAGAGAGTCTCTTGCATTACCACGAAAAACGAAGTACTTGAGTCGTTATGAACGTGGTTTTTTAGCTTTTTTAAACGATTAA
- a CDS encoding L,D-transpeptidase family protein — MKGSFSNQAFAKAKRLTLKTVLFISMSGLCSAPTLAANELESVVLANSSLTTYNSQKYLQADDNYYFDQYSAQLIERTEKAINWYQEIVNNGGFTHLYSDELLELGSNSKEVSLLAQRLYQERDLKNNACDETICMFDKDIEQAVKQFQSRHGLKADGRVGKRTFASLNIPAKQKLDKLKLNFYRITNFAGASDEQYVYVNIPEYSLRFVKAGDVKLKNNVIVGKPSWETPAFSDEIEKFVVNPEWRIPTSIATKEIAPKVAEDPDYLVKNNIEIRKNSYLDSQTINPSHIDWDSIKPYQFDHFLVKRAGEENPLGEVKYLFPNAEAIYVHDTPAKQRFSQSNRALSHGCIRIEQPFSLAREIIKHEGEAQTLNHIDSARTQNSTQTFHLDEPLPIHLVYWTAWVDENKLVNFRDDIYQRDKKALLKNDEQSVIAALLKNK, encoded by the coding sequence GTGAAGGGGTCATTTTCAAATCAAGCGTTTGCCAAAGCAAAGCGTTTAACTTTAAAAACTGTATTGTTTATTAGCATGAGCGGCTTATGCTCAGCACCAACTCTCGCTGCAAATGAACTTGAGAGTGTGGTGCTCGCTAACTCTTCACTAACTACTTACAACTCACAAAAGTACCTACAAGCTGATGACAACTATTACTTTGATCAGTATTCAGCGCAATTAATTGAACGTACAGAGAAAGCCATTAATTGGTATCAAGAAATAGTTAACAACGGTGGTTTTACACACTTATATAGCGACGAATTGCTTGAACTAGGCAGTAATAGTAAAGAGGTGAGCTTACTTGCACAGCGTTTATACCAAGAACGTGACTTAAAAAATAATGCGTGCGACGAAACCATATGCATGTTCGATAAAGATATAGAGCAAGCCGTTAAGCAATTTCAAAGCCGCCATGGTTTAAAAGCTGATGGCCGAGTGGGTAAGCGCACTTTTGCTTCGCTTAATATACCCGCAAAGCAAAAACTCGATAAATTAAAACTTAACTTTTATAGAATAACTAACTTTGCAGGCGCAAGTGATGAGCAATATGTATATGTAAATATTCCTGAGTACAGCTTACGATTTGTAAAAGCGGGCGATGTAAAATTAAAAAATAACGTAATTGTAGGTAAACCAAGTTGGGAAACGCCTGCATTTAGCGACGAAATAGAAAAGTTTGTAGTTAACCCTGAGTGGCGTATACCTACCTCAATCGCTACAAAAGAAATTGCTCCAAAGGTCGCCGAGGATCCTGATTACCTTGTAAAAAATAATATTGAAATTAGAAAAAACAGCTACCTAGACTCACAAACGATTAATCCTAGCCATATTGATTGGGATTCTATTAAGCCATACCAATTTGATCACTTTTTAGTAAAACGTGCTGGTGAAGAAAACCCTCTAGGAGAGGTTAAGTATTTATTCCCTAACGCTGAAGCAATTTATGTTCACGATACACCTGCAAAGCAGCGCTTTAGCCAATCAAATCGTGCTTTATCGCATGGCTGTATAAGAATAGAGCAACCCTTTTCGTTAGCGCGTGAAATCATTAAGCACGAAGGAGAGGCACAAACACTTAATCATATAGACAGCGCACGTACTCAAAACAGTACTCAAACGTTTCATTTAGATGAGCCTCTTCCTATTCATTTAGTTTATTGGACTGCATGGGTTGATGAGAATAAGTTGGTTAACTTCAGAGATGACATTTATCAACGCGATAAAAAAGCATTATTAAAAAATGATGAGCAGTCGGTGATTGCCGCTTTGTTAAAAAATAAATAA
- a CDS encoding D-Ala-D-Ala carboxypeptidase family metallohydrolase, with the protein MQFIHYISIAIFTLIFSNHVFAAAPTKAAHQVVNIKNKANFEDAEFSLKINDIVMPYSVFSVFVMPQEQVEFEVLFAQSRNAYTLINTQGNSKLTDTNRWQWQAPNEPGLTTVIIESPDKKQRMKINVFVKVPASNVEGGKLKYYHIGHYPKPSQIKDTSHYIVPDGFVKVTPKNENVKISPHFSLKEFVSKQRSKHPKYLFLQNKLLLKLEKIRKELILEGIPVSNMVVMSGYRTPYYNKSIGNVKLSRHVFGDAADIFIDNDGNYRMDDINNDGKHSIGDAKAVADIVESLARRESFKGLLGGLGIYGPKSHRGAFIHVDTRGFKARWVSK; encoded by the coding sequence ATGCAATTTATTCATTATATTTCTATCGCCATATTCACACTTATATTTAGCAATCATGTATTTGCTGCAGCACCTACAAAAGCTGCGCATCAGGTGGTTAATATAAAAAATAAAGCTAACTTTGAAGATGCAGAATTTAGCCTAAAAATTAACGATATAGTTATGCCATACTCCGTGTTTTCGGTATTCGTAATGCCCCAAGAGCAGGTTGAGTTTGAAGTGCTATTTGCGCAATCAAGAAATGCCTACACGCTAATTAATACTCAAGGGAACTCGAAGCTTACAGACACCAACCGCTGGCAATGGCAAGCTCCCAATGAGCCTGGTTTAACGACGGTAATTATTGAGTCGCCCGATAAAAAACAGCGTATGAAAATCAACGTTTTTGTAAAAGTACCCGCAAGCAACGTTGAAGGAGGAAAGCTCAAGTATTACCACATTGGCCACTATCCTAAACCTTCACAAATTAAAGACACTTCACACTACATAGTGCCAGATGGCTTTGTGAAGGTGACGCCTAAAAACGAAAACGTAAAAATTTCACCTCACTTTTCACTAAAAGAATTTGTCAGTAAGCAGCGAAGTAAGCACCCAAAGTATTTATTTTTACAAAATAAGTTACTACTTAAACTAGAAAAAATACGTAAAGAACTCATTTTAGAAGGCATACCTGTTAGTAACATGGTGGTTATGAGCGGTTATAGAACCCCTTACTACAACAAATCAATTGGCAATGTAAAACTCAGCCGACATGTATTTGGCGATGCTGCCGATATTTTTATAGATAACGATGGTAACTACCGTATGGATGACATAAATAACGACGGTAAGCATTCAATAGGGGATGCTAAAGCGGTGGCCGATATAGTTGAGTCGTTAGCTAGACGAGAGTCATTTAAAGGTTTACTAGGTGGATTAGGTATTTATGGGCCTAAGTCGCACAGAGGCGCATTTATACATGTTGATACGCGTGGTTTTAAAGCGCGTTGGGTGAGTAAGTAA
- the pelG gene encoding exopolysaccharide Pel transporter PelG, translated as MAGIGFEIRKILKKNTLLSVFEAYGYAGLIGSGPWLLSIVALMLIGILSLGIVLPKVLIIQFLTLVTYMMAASLILTGGLQLLLTRFIADLFFQKEDAKVLPNLLGAQLVTTIAALLVGLAVWPLLPLPVVTKIIILGAFISLCNQWLGAIFLSGMKEYRLILVTMLSGYSFMVLLAFLLRDWQIDGLFFAFFAGEALLFFSFLFMIIRRYPGEKFISFDFLNNKQVYYSLFFCGLFYNIGVWADKIIFWYSPSTSIQIIGTLRASPIYDLPIFLAYLSIIPGMAVFLVKMETDFVEEYDRFYTAIREGSSLEEIYYLKDNMIQTARSGLYDIFKIQGITVACLLLWGEQILTFIGIDPNYKTLLFIDVVGVGVQVIFLSILNILFYLDKRSTVLFLAGLFLVINVVLTLLSIALGPQFYGYGFALATIITSVVGLFWLSKQFEDLEYETFMLQ; from the coding sequence ATGGCCGGAATAGGTTTTGAGATACGTAAAATTCTCAAAAAGAACACCCTACTCTCAGTTTTTGAAGCTTATGGTTATGCTGGATTAATTGGCTCTGGGCCTTGGCTACTTTCAATTGTAGCGCTAATGCTTATTGGTATATTAAGTTTAGGAATAGTACTGCCAAAAGTACTGATCATTCAGTTTTTAACGCTTGTAACTTACATGATGGCAGCATCGCTTATTTTAACCGGTGGACTACAGCTGCTCTTAACTCGCTTTATTGCTGATTTATTTTTTCAAAAAGAAGATGCAAAGGTACTGCCTAACTTACTTGGCGCACAACTTGTTACGACTATAGCGGCACTATTAGTAGGACTAGCTGTGTGGCCATTATTACCCTTGCCAGTTGTCACTAAAATAATAATTTTAGGCGCTTTTATAAGCTTATGTAATCAATGGTTAGGCGCTATATTTCTCTCCGGAATGAAAGAGTACAGGCTAATACTCGTTACTATGCTCAGTGGTTACAGCTTTATGGTGTTACTGGCTTTTTTACTACGAGACTGGCAAATAGATGGGTTGTTTTTTGCCTTTTTTGCAGGAGAGGCTTTACTCTTTTTTAGCTTCTTATTTATGATTATTCGTCGCTACCCAGGTGAGAAGTTTATAAGCTTTGATTTTTTAAATAACAAACAGGTGTATTACAGCTTATTTTTTTGTGGGCTATTTTATAACATTGGCGTATGGGCTGATAAGATCATTTTTTGGTACTCTCCTAGCACATCAATTCAAATTATTGGCACGTTGAGAGCCAGCCCAATTTACGACTTACCTATATTTTTGGCTTACCTTTCAATCATTCCTGGTATGGCGGTGTTTTTAGTAAAAATGGAAACCGACTTTGTCGAAGAGTACGACCGTTTTTATACCGCTATTCGTGAAGGCTCATCGTTAGAAGAAATTTACTATTTGAAAGATAATATGATCCAAACTGCTCGTTCTGGGCTTTATGATATATTTAAAATTCAAGGTATTACCGTTGCATGCTTATTATTATGGGGTGAACAAATACTTACCTTTATAGGTATTGACCCAAATTATAAAACACTGTTATTTATTGATGTAGTTGGTGTAGGTGTACAAGTTATATTTTTATCTATTTTAAACATTTTATTTTATTTAGATAAACGTTCAACCGTGCTGTTTTTGGCTGGATTATTTTTAGTTATAAATGTGGTATTAACCTTACTTTCAATTGCCTTAGGGCCACAGTTTTATGGTTATGGCTTTGCGTTAGCCACTATAATTACCTCTGTTGTTGGGCTATTTTGGCTTTCTAAACAATTTGAAGATTTAGAGTACGAAACGTTTATGCTGCAATAG
- the pelF gene encoding GT4 family glycosyltransferase PelF, giving the protein MSNKNADILLLLEGTYPYVRGGVSSWVHQIIEGLPHYNFELIFVGGAPEHYGEIQYTLPKNVTKLHVHYLVEDNNTDIKAKHGVKYKKELFEFWQQLQSYFRDCNEPIPTELLKFAFETLAKKDGINEADFLYSESSWQVLANYYLKYCDESSFIDFFWSYRNLYKPLFKIAEIARELPNAKLIHSISTGYAGILGAGASVISNTPFLLTEHGIYTKERKIDLIQASWIKESEQSLGKNLNTEMGFIRRMWISFFEQIGRTTYQEADKIISLYEGNRQRQIKDGATPNKAFVVPNGIKTSRFVESLTKRPNKIPPVVGLIGRVVPIKDIKTFIRAIKEAQSSLPNVEGWIIGPFEEDPQYYKECQLLVGSLDLQSTIKFTGMQDIAQILPKLGIVALTSISEAQPLVLLEAMAAGVPVLASDVGSCREIIEGGTEQDKALGKAGEVVSIASPSETALQISNMLTNEQMWLGYQQSGLARVRKFYDESHMFARYDKLYKDTMAWPE; this is encoded by the coding sequence ATGAGCAATAAAAACGCCGATATATTGCTACTTTTAGAAGGTACTTACCCTTACGTGCGTGGGGGTGTTTCTAGCTGGGTTCATCAAATTATTGAAGGGCTTCCTCATTATAATTTTGAACTGATCTTTGTTGGTGGAGCGCCTGAGCATTATGGCGAAATTCAATATACACTGCCTAAAAATGTAACCAAATTACATGTCCATTATTTAGTTGAAGATAACAATACTGACATTAAAGCTAAACATGGTGTTAAGTATAAAAAAGAGCTATTTGAATTCTGGCAGCAACTACAAAGCTACTTTAGAGACTGCAACGAGCCTATACCTACAGAACTGCTAAAATTTGCTTTTGAAACATTAGCTAAAAAAGATGGCATAAACGAAGCTGACTTTTTATACAGCGAATCATCGTGGCAAGTACTAGCTAATTACTACTTAAAATATTGTGATGAATCTTCTTTTATCGACTTTTTTTGGTCGTATCGTAATTTATACAAACCGTTATTTAAAATAGCCGAAATTGCACGCGAGCTCCCTAACGCTAAACTCATTCACTCTATATCTACCGGCTATGCAGGTATTTTAGGTGCTGGTGCCAGTGTAATAAGTAACACACCATTTTTGCTAACGGAGCATGGTATTTATACCAAAGAGCGAAAAATAGATCTCATTCAAGCCAGTTGGATTAAAGAGTCTGAGCAAAGCTTAGGAAAAAACTTAAATACCGAGATGGGCTTTATACGCCGTATGTGGATCAGCTTTTTTGAACAAATTGGCCGTACAACGTATCAAGAAGCCGACAAAATTATTTCCCTTTATGAGGGAAACAGGCAGCGCCAAATAAAAGATGGCGCAACACCAAATAAAGCCTTTGTTGTACCTAATGGTATAAAAACCTCACGCTTTGTTGAATCTCTAACAAAGCGACCTAACAAAATACCACCCGTAGTAGGATTAATAGGTCGCGTAGTGCCTATAAAAGACATTAAAACCTTTATACGTGCTATTAAAGAAGCCCAATCAAGCCTGCCAAATGTTGAAGGCTGGATCATAGGTCCCTTTGAAGAAGACCCGCAATATTACAAAGAGTGCCAGCTACTCGTAGGCAGTTTAGACTTACAAAGCACCATTAAATTTACTGGTATGCAAGATATAGCTCAAATTTTACCAAAGCTAGGAATTGTAGCGCTTACCTCTATTTCTGAAGCGCAGCCATTAGTACTTTTAGAAGCAATGGCTGCAGGTGTCCCGGTACTTGCCAGTGATGTAGGCTCATGCCGTGAAATAATAGAAGGCGGTACCGAACAAGACAAAGCTCTTGGTAAAGCCGGCGAAGTAGTCTCAATTGCCTCTCCAAGCGAAACTGCACTGCAAATTTCAAACATGCTAACTAATGAGCAAATGTGGTTAGGGTACCAACAAAGCGGCTTAGCCCGTGTGCGAAAATTTTATGACGAGAGCCACATGTTTGCCCGTTACGATAAACTTTATAAGGATACAATGGCATGGCCGGAATAG